The genomic interval CGCTTTGTAGTAATTTCTCTAGCATAAGTTGTGTGACGATACGTGAGGCTGAGGCAGACGAGTGGGGaatagaaaaatgtaatacGCACCGCTTctaaattttaagataaatagaatataataaaaagttttcaagCACTCaaccgttttttttattcagttattaaattttaatattttgttttaggtaCGGGGAGACCAGATGGTTACATCCTGGAGTCCAGATGGTAAAGGAAGTCCTGGATCAGGCGTAAATTCTATTTAAGGATTCATTTATTATGTCTGGATAATTTGGACGCGTGCCCACGCGTTTGGACGTATTAGAGATGTTGTTCCGAACGTTTAACTGATATGagctatgttttattaaagttttttttaatctttgaaaaaatgaatgagattttataaaagtttatttttatttatgcttttgcccacaacttcgtatgtgagtaaaattCCGTTtcgcgtgggaatttcaggaaattccTTCTTAGTGTTCCGTCTTAGTTACAGACACAATGATAGAAAATTGTAACTTcctaactatattattataaatgcgaaagcaagtttatttgtttgtttgtttgtttattacctcgtCGCGCTCTATCTACTGcaccgatcttcttgaaattttgcatacatgtagtttggagtatggagaaggacatagggtacctttcatcctggaaaaataactgttcctgtgggaaattaacgcgggcgaatccgcggacaaaagctagtactaaATAGCAACTTGACAAAAGCGATGTTCCAGAAACGTGTCGTTTTTAAACACAAAGGTTTCCATTTTGATGTAAACGTCACAAAAAGAATTCGCTCAATTCATTCGTGATTTATTTCTGTATCTTTATGAGATTGTACCAGTAAttctttttgaattttatttttttaacaaaaaatacagacGGTGTTTCCGTTGGTCGTCAGAGTGGAAAGACAGTGTTTCTCTTTCTCTCCCATTACGCGTATTCGATTGTAGTCGGGGCTGTGACACCGCGAAGCCCagatcagcgtaaaaaataaaccattcaaattttgatgattcggctataattttacaaccagcctCATTtctaacgtcaaccctccaCAGGAGTGCTATTTTTGTCTATCAACTACCAAGGTTATATATCCCATAGTCGCGTCTTACAACATCCATGGGAGGACTTCGACTGGTCCTATTCCACAGCGAAACTACAAAAAGCCAGAGGTGATATAGCGGCACAGGATGGTCTATGGTCCTAATCTAGGAAACCAACACTAGAAACTTGTGGCGGTGAtgttgtaatggttaagacgcccaccTGTGGATTGAAAATCGAAatgtctcaggttcgtatcctattcgtgccatatgagttagtataccaatctgactcataattagtagttttcatagaccaccaacTGCTTTCTGAgagggaaaacatcgtgaggaaacctgcacactggtggacagtttagttgtATGCGACTACCCTGCCACTAGGTGGCAGTaaagtcgtaaaagtcatgtcttaaataaaatctgacaccggtgtcagcaataacacactcgatatgatgatgatgaggccatattttattccaaaattcacacaaaacaaaaatatcaaaacccAAAACGATACAGTGTGAAATATGttccattaaaattttcaattccgTGTTTTCGTCACAGGttgtttttgtcaatttttacaAGATCTACAGTCAACAACAAAACCAAACTGTCCAAACTGGAAATCCCCCGTTATGTCCACAACATAAAGGTCATTGGAGTGTAACTTGTCATGTAGCTGACTGTATAAAGTCGTAGTTTTGGCTCCATGCCTAAAGTGCAGCATACCACCGATGCGAATTCTATGTTATGTCATACAcagtttatgatattattttcagagGATAACTCAAAAGAAATTCTTCCcacgtgtaaataaaataaaaataaatatattaggaccaatcacacagattgagctagccccaaagtaagttcgagacttgtgttatgggatactatactatatatctcaacgatactatattttataacaaatacatatatagataaacatccaagacccgggccaatcagaaaaagatcattttccatcatggcccgaccggagatcgaacccgggacctctcggttcagtggcaagaaccttaccactgcgccactgaggtcgtgtACACTGTAGTTCTGACGAATGACATGTTGTTGCCATGGTTAATAATTCatacttagggtgagttgcaccattGATTTAGAAAGGGCTAGTTGAACCGTCAAATTTAACACTTTACAGGACAGAAAACTGATCTCAAATTACATAGGATGACACTCCggttttccatacaaaaaatcacTACGTATATAGCAGtacttgttaaaataaatactaaaatactaATGTACGTCAGTAGCTACGGGTATAACCGCTGTACGGATACAACCGgactgtttttataaatagcaaagttaAGCCGTCAAGACAGTCAGTACGGGCTTTACCGTACATCGGGCAACGCCGTACTGTCATAACgactaatataattaagttgtTTAGGCAGTCAGTACGGGATTTACCGTACATCGGGCTACCCCGTACTGTCATGAAGAATAACAGAGTGAAACCGCCAAGATAGTCAGTGCGGCGCTCACCGTACATCGGGCAACGCCGTACTGTTATGAAGAATAGCAAACTCAAGACGTCGTGATAGTCAGTACGGGTTCTACAGTACcgtaaagatattaaaaaaactccattgaacaaaaataaatcaattttattgatagaaaACGAATGCCTACGcactcaaaaaatacaaattcaaacaaaaacatcaaatattctaattcaaaaacataaaataagtattattcttCAACATCGCGTTTCATAGCTAGGCACTTTGGTCGACAATACtatgaaagttttataatttctaattctTCTAAAACATCTATATCCCTCTAATCAAAAAGTTtacgaaaataattaacttatcAATCAGTCTTCAATTATTGTACACAACACATGAGTAAAGTCTTTATAGCATCAAAAATCAATCTAATATCACTATTCCTATGTATTgctttagtataaaaaatgttaacctAATCACAGTCCGTCATTTTAACTTTAGGCTAattctagtttataataattagttatttctCTTCTATCAGTCTActagttaagtatttttaagataataaCTTAAACTTAATCAGTTTTGTGCTTGTGCCATTCCTCGAAGCAGGATGGACAAAGaggtggtttttttttatcgatatctTGTCTCTAGTCAAGGAGATATGGCTGTACCAATtccattacaattttttctgTCTTCTTGATTGCCGGGTCTGATtctatttcttcatttttacctttgtacattaatatatttaaaacatatccATCAGAagtagtaaaaattaattccgTAACGAGCATTTTTTGACTTAATATATTGTCGAAAATGTAATCGGCcacgaaacaaaattaaacaaaattagcgATTCATCAATTGATAGATTCACACCGGGACTGTAGATTTGCCGAAAATTCTCACATATGGCCTTCATGAAATCAGAAACTTTCTTTTCTCCTTTAGCATTAGCTTCAGACAAACTAAGACATCGTAATATTTGTTCGAACCGACGTCCTgacattatgtatgtaaaaaatggGTGAAAATATAAGGGATCGGAGAATGAGAACAATGATCTCCTACTAGGTCCTTTTACTTGACCTTGCAACACACACAAAGCCAAGAACATCTCCATCTCATTTACTGTTACAACTCTAAAAGCTTGGTTTCGGCTATTTCTGGTATGGGGTTTATTAGAATTAGACTAAAAATCGCCATATGCATTTGTCCTGGCTACTAAATATTCGAGTAATTCTTGAGAAAATACCcgtctaaatatatctaatggGGTagcattttcattaatatctaTTCTCAATCCTTGAGTGTTATTATCAAATCCAAACTCTGGAATTAGTTCAGTAGTACAAGTCCATTCTTCTTCGGGTGTCTCTGCTTCTACATTTTGAGATAACTGAAGATCAGGATTTCCTTCAGATTCCTGTTCTTCCAAATTTTGATCTACAGGATCTTCCGGACTTGCAAGGCCCGATATTTCGTGAAGAGGAATTACAGGGGACGCAGCTCTGGAACTTTGTGCTGAAGTTGATGGAAATGCTGATTCTAATAGGCTTAGACATCCCatagaaaaactattttccgTTCTCACACTCATTGTACCTGACGGTTCGACGATATCTTGAGGTTTATGAAATGTAATGGGACTACCAAGAGGTATTACAGGACTTCCAGATGCACTTTCTATGGATATGTGTGTGCTCGCGGTAGGGCGTAAAGGTAGTATTGGACTGTTTTGGTCAGAAATCGAAGGAGAGGGTGGAACAAATAAGGTAGCTCTGTATCTAGAAGTAGATGGTACTGTATCTATGCGATTATTATCACTGGCCCTTACATATCTGGGCTGAACCTTAGAATCTTTAGGATCTTTCTCTGATTTAGCCTCATCTACATCCAAGGCTTCTGAGTCATCCGAATCACTATTTGGTACATAGTCTGCATCCGTGCCATATTCCCCGTCGTTATCCTCAAAAGGGTCTGTTTCCGTTTTTTCTGATGTATCAGAAAAACTGCCATCGTCAGAACTTTCTGGAGTCGACACATCCTCCAATAACTTTTTGATGCGCTCCTCGTCTTTATTCATCTGTGGCAAAAAGTGAACGTGAGCGGAacgttataaaaagtatattttt from Plodia interpunctella isolate USDA-ARS_2022_Savannah chromosome 14, ilPloInte3.2, whole genome shotgun sequence carries:
- the LOC128675150 gene encoding uncharacterized protein LOC128675150 — its product is MNKDEERIKKLLEDVSTPESSDDGSFSDTSEKTETDPFEDNDGEYGTDADYVPNSDSDDSEALDVDEAKSEKDPKDSKVQPRYVRASDNNRIDTVPSTSRYRATLFVPPSPSISDQNSPILPLRPTASTHISIESASGSPVIPLGSPITFHKPQDIVEPSGTMSVRTENSFSMGCLSLLESAFPSTSAQSSRAASPVIPLHEISGLASPEDPVDQNLEEQESEGNPDLQLSQNVEAETPEEEWTCTTELIPEFGFDNNTQGLRIDINENATPLDIFRRVFSQELLEYLVARTNAYGDF